From the genome of Plasmodium cynomolgi strain B DNA, scaffold: 0003, whole genome shotgun sequence:
NNNNNNNNNNNNNNNNNNNNNNNNNNNNNNNNNNNNNNNNNNNNNNNNNNNNNNNNNNNNNNNNNNNNNNNNNNNNNNNNNNNNNNNNNNNNNNNNNNNNNNNNNNNNNNNNNNNNNNNNNNNNNNNNNNNNNNNNNNNNNNNNNNNNNNNNNTCAAGAAAGCTTTATTGCTTAATTGTCGGTTGTGgatttttgccatttttgcattcacTACAAGTGCATgcttgtgcatatatatatggtatatatacattatttagTTATGATTTACCACGGCTAGTGGATTTACCTAATTTACATTAACacaggaaggaaaaagaatgaTGGACCCTTTTCCTAATTTTGCGTCGTTAGAAATTAAGATTTCccttattttaaatatatgaaaaagaagtaCTGCCAACTAAACGTAATTTGAatgtttgtaaaattatgTCATTTTTCCATAACTGTAAAGTTACAATAGTGATAAAATCTGAAGACGCGCGTAAAATTTGCATAAAATAGCAGAAAGAGAAAGATTCGCTCGCTGTAATTGGTGCGTAGAAgtaggggggggggggggtaaaTATACCCACGTGTACAACGTATATATTGGTTCGTCTATATATGCACCTTAATTTAGCACGCTTATGTTTCATTTGCTACGAATCATTTGTAGAAATATGATTAAGACCAAAAGTAGGGAAGTGTTTTTAGGCCATCCTATGAACATATGGTTAATTTGTAATGAGTGAACTAAGTCTATGATACGAAAAGAGTACCTAAATAAGggtgtaaaatatttatttaactcCATGCATCACTGTGTGTTTATTTGGTTTTGCCATGAAcgaattttatattttaaagggTAAACCCCAGTCATGAATGAATTAATGTTcctatttcatttttattacaagGTTGTAGTCACACACGTTGGTGCATAAAACGCAAACTGTTGATTCAAAGAAAGGatcaactttttaaattgaaGGAAGGAAATCATATTGCAGTGGTGCTaatctatttttttgaagaaaagcaTTTGCAATTACTGCACTTAGTAAATCttaaattgttaataaaatgacACATGAATGAGTATACACGGGTGAAAAGgagccattttttccttttatggTATAGAAAATCTACGCACATATTTAactaaaaaatgttcatcaTGTTCTTAAATATACGATTATATAGTCAAACttagcttaaaaaaaaaaaagggtaaaagaacgctttttttaaattgaaaaCTACAAGTTAATTTGTTATTTCGACAAGTTTATACTAATTATANNNNNNNNNNNNNNNNNNNNAAAAAAAACAATAGACacgcatataaatatatatatgataaaacacgacttaaaataaaaaaagcagaattCACTTAGCAAGTACATAAATTTACTGATAACACTGCTTAATatagaaaacaaaaattggcAGTTAcctatatgtgtacatatatacatgtgtgaaattataaatttacaTAACGCTTATATtttaaggtaaaaaaaaaaaaactcacgtgtaaatataaattagtTTTACACCTGTACTCTTCTATTGGACACCATAATTTGTAAGCACATTGTATACAATGCTAGGctgaaaaatttacaatgaTATCTTTTTTACCTATAATAGCACGTAAGGTATACTTATGAAGGCTTACATTCTGGgatgccttttttcttcttttttgaaaCAAAGTACGATTCGCTAGgatattttcaatttatcCTTGTTAATCGTTATATGTTTCTTACATCACCGGGCGTAAACTGGTAAACTTAGTatttctataaaaataaaaaaactcagAATGTTGGGGCATTTCGTGATGACATATTCAAGAATGTGACACCAATGAGATAAACACTCGTGGGTAGGTACGACTGTAcctaaaaataaacactTGCTTGGTGTATTATTTCGTGTCTGTAGATgtgtttctcccttttgcgctTTATTTCTATGCGTTTTTTTGAGTAGCACTTTTCATATGATAAAcggattttaattttattgcttTGGACATACCCATATACACTGCTGaataaacttttttattgtcccctaaatttttcttctcttggAACTATGGTtcacttttatttaaatacattcttcactttttttggatttttgATTCGATTTGGACTTACTTTTCTACTCCTTTTAGAcgtttttcctgtttttccatgttgttttcttcctttNNNNNNNNNNNNNNNNNNNNNNNNNNNNNNNNNNNNNNNNNNNNNNNNNNNNNNNNNNNNNNNNNNNNNNNNNNNNNNNNNNNNNNNNNNNNNNNNNNNNNNNNNNNNNNNNNNNNNNNNNNNNNNNNNNNNNNNNNNNNNNNNNNNNNNNNNNNNNNNNNNNNNNNNNNNNNNNNNNNNNNNNNNNNNNNNNNNNNNNNNNNNNNNNNNNNNNNNNNNNNNNNNNNNNNNNNNNNNNNNNNNNNNNNNNNNNNNNNNNNNNNNNNNNNNNNNNNNNNNNGATTCCTTTCCCGCTTGAGTTTCCCTCCTCACCCTCTAACTTGTATTCTACGTCTTCAAACAATGAAACGTATTTTAGTTTATCCCCCCCTTGTTCCATGTATGCATCAGGGCTCCTAGTTCCTGGCGGGTATACTACCCTGGGTTTGTATTCGGGGTCATCTACGTATATGATTGTTGGCGGCTTTCTTGGGGGAATTTTCCTTGGTATATGTTCTGGATGTTCACCCGATCTTCTCACAACTCTTCGACGTCTACCCCTTGGTGGATGTTCTATTGGCTGGTATTCTACATTTTCTACACGCTCTACGTGTCTACCTGGAGTTCTTCCTCTTGGGGAATTTCTTCTGCGTCCAGGTTCTGTATATTCTACGTATCCACCAGGGTATCCTCCATTGGATGGATATATTACACTGTCTCCATCCTCTATGTATTCGCCTGCCATGGTAGGATAACCATCATTTGTTGTGGGAATTGAATCCATGTAGTTACTTAATGAGcctggcaattttttttttacagaatATACGATGCCTTCATCATCCTCGTCGTCCtcatattcatttgttttttttttttattttccagagggaaaattttttcttaattcgAAAATATCTGGTCCAacattttctccaaaattttcTACATCATAAGGACACTTTTCTTTAAAACCGTATTGTGctgcttcatatttttcatcacatTCTTTATTTCCATCTACAACGTTTTCTTTGAATTTGTAATGCTTCGTTTCGTAATTTTCTTGATATTCCTTTATTCCACCACGTTTAATTTCCGTTACTACAGGGCTACGTACCATCGGCTTCCTAATGATCCTCCTGCCAATTGCTAACGATCtctgaaaattttttggattCACGGCATTTTGAaagtcccatttttttctatcatcCCTTTTACTAAGtttatgctaaaaaaaagggggggaaacgtTATATAAagttgaaggaaaaataaaaatggaaaaaataacgaaattgtctatttttatactcgtggaaaaatgtgcaaccgagcacaaatgtgcaaaaaatgttgtgTAACGAATGCAGCGAAAAATTGAGTGGTGTCGTTTTATTTCCTTACGTAGTTAGAACAGTTTAATATCCAAATtaggagagaaaataaaagtgtttttacaaaaaaaaggaaagtatTCATTTTCCCTCCTGTATATCTGCCAACAATCGCGATGTCTGTTTTCCcaatgatttattttttgtgtatatatacacacccatcaattttttgcacaaaatagaaaaaaagttgtgtATTTATCGATGATCGatttctttttcgaaaaataaaaagtgttacaaaaatgaaacaatatgCCAAAATACCACGTGTTATTACaagggaaatttttaaaaatttaaattgggaaaaaagaaaaaaagaaaaaacgaaaaatgcaaatttaGTTGAATTCTGACATGGAAATGTTTAAAACGAATTTTACACACATAAAAGTAAACTTAACTAATTATTCACAAATTAACATTTAAGAGTTAAAATAAACGGAGAAACGATATTATNNNNNNNNNNNNNNNNNNNNNNNNNNNNNNNNNNNNNNNNNNNNNNNNNNNNNNNNNNNNNNNNNNNNNNNNNNNNNNNNNNNNNNNNNNNNNNNNNNNNNNNNNNNNNNNNNNNNNNNNgtttttatatgtttattcaCACCATGAATATGTATGAAATGTGTTTATGCGTTTCTGTTCTAATTCTAACAATAAGGAGAGGGGCAAATGTTACATCGCCtaaatgataaatttattcatgttatatAATGCACAATATCAGAATacaccttttaatttttacaattattcCTATTAGATCACATTTTACTTTACTAGAAATAAAGTTGAGCAGTTTTCACATTTACTTGTATGGTTattgctttgttttttctttttataactgTCATTATTTGAACTTTTCTCCTTGCTggataataaattattaaatgtgTTTACAAATTTATGAGCAGTGCAAAATGCTAAAGTGGTAAGTTTAATAATAGGGCTGGGAATAGGTGAACGCATGAAATTCGCTAAATACatgcaattttgttttacccgtattttgttttcctttatttgtttttcccctattttattttcctctatttggttttcctttattttaaatCTTATAAGCATGCTCGACTATAAATGGGAGATTTGAGTTAAGTTTCGAAAAAGGGTTTAAAAACACGTCATGGAGGATGAAAAAGGCCTGAAAATGtgcaaaggaagaagtggcAATGGTGAATCTATATTTAAAAggtagaaaaaaggaaaacaagaaaaataactcTAGAATTGATGACCATATGCAATTCTTATCTCTCTAAAgtgataatatataaatataaaacagtatttaattttaataatgaaaaggttcataatagaaaaatatgatgacGAACCTTTTTGTGGCACCCACATGGTTGATTTGCATTCTTtcgtttatttattcatgttATTATGGCCCAAAATAGCATAAAGAAGTTATTTATACCCAGGATTAACTCTATTTCACTaggccataaaaaaaaaagcagtacGTTGTAGTTAAGATGTCATGTTCACAAATAttccttttatgtttaaacGTGTAATCCAAGTtagcatttaaaaataaattgttcTGAAaagttgtttttatttttttctcctttttaagaaaagAGGACCAAATCTTGGATTATTAgttatggagaaaaaaaaatttttagaaaaccaaaattatgttaagaatggtattaaaaaaaataaaaaatcagaGTAGCGTTCAATTGTGTGTTTATTTACACACATTAGGTTTCTATGTACagtaaaattaattcatcgcatgttattttattcttcctcTTAAAGAGTTACCCCAAAATAGGAATTATCGCTTAGCACACATAAAGCAGCAGAGATAGACATAAAAGCGTCCACgttattattaattattgGTGATTACGCAGTGAATTGTATtatcatctttttttaagtagAATTCGTTCCAGTGACATTGCAATTAATTGCTTATTTAAtgggaatgcaaaaaagaaaaaaaaaaaaaaaaaacggaaaatatttcctttttttataaaatttccaTTTCACGAAAAAATAGATTTATCGCTTTATATGATGTGAAGagcaaataattataaaaacatgctctttttaaaaacacatgTCTCATATTGCAATACATGCAAATTGATCAGTTCTGTAAGAATATGAATTAGGGGCTACctgaaaattttgtgaagacGAATCATAGGTTTTTGATAGTGCATAAAGGAGCAGTTAATGGGAATTATTTTAGATTCcaattttatcaattattttttaggCGTCTTCAATTGTGAATtgatatgaaaaaaaggtagtTTCTAATAAATTGTCGGTTGAATAAGCGCAATCGGAATGTGAACTCTGAGCATTTTATACCTCGCTAGGTAGATGAGAACGCGAGCAGAAATGATAACCCACGTTTCGAAACATACAACTGTGCCTTAAAGAATGAATGAAGCCTAATTATACGTAGATATAAGTGTCagattatatataatgttaCTCCCATAATGAGTATCCTTAAAAAGGACTACATTTGAAGTACCGTTTTTCATATACCTAAAATTTGTAGTAGCAGCTGTAACCATCGTAGTAGTGAATAACTGAAATGTGTTTACGCCGACCACTCTGGACAACTTACAGGGTGCTTCTTTAAACCCACTATGATAAAGGTTAACAGAACCTTTTAACATATAGAACGGTATAATATGCTGgatgattatttaaattatgataaatgatatattgtatattatattgtatattttgttatagtcataaaatttgttatgaaaaagtttcccccccttttttcctttgttcaAACAATTatgttaaattaaattatgcatatgcacGTATGAAGACATGTTTGCACAATTTAACTTTCTGATGGAAGCATCAGTATATGTaagattatatatacaaagaTATAATCAAATTCGAATATTccaaaggaaaagggaaaaggaaaattacacgtaaaaaaagaaaaaacgaaaataccaaataaaaatgaaaaaggtcATTTAATTAAAAGCTGGTATGTGTACATAACATTTTACAACATCTTTTTCCATTCACAACTGTAGCATTATATGGAAATATCACAATGCAGTTGTATTTTTGTTGTACgc
Proteins encoded in this window:
- a CDS encoding knob-associated His-rich protein (putative) → MNTFLFFVKTLLFSLLIWILNCSNYHKLSKRDDRKKWDFQNAVNPKNFQRSLAIGRRIIRKPMVRSPVVTEIKRGGIKEYQENYETKHYKFKENVVDGNKECDEKYEAAQYGFKEKCPYDVENFGENVGPDIFELRKNFPSGK